Proteins co-encoded in one Brassica rapa cultivar Chiifu-401-42 chromosome A02, CAAS_Brap_v3.01, whole genome shotgun sequence genomic window:
- the LOC103854864 gene encoding plasmodesmata-located protein 2-like isoform X2, translated as MSPINTIIAISVVIAAASLIRNFSSPSDNTFLYYHHCTQPNYFRGSSFFSKYLPGSSYDSNVNTLLTSIVNSANVFTYNHFTVGTYGKTVHGMHHCRSDLSTRSDDCARCVAQAARILQSLCGGASGGALLLEGCFVEYKNTKFLGVANKTLLARICGTPWGYSPDELTKTSKMVSFVVDADSVPYRASIGEVAFCIHESLSGIGVPHGVLGDTWRHLELKKECLEWSLGEQGMGATSPERHSEVALITLLERPNQSDREKSLAVSSLGDARTSPERPLGATQRGRSSWERRYGSDREKSLAVSSPGDARTSPERPLAATQRGRSRSLERLVGATG; from the exons ATGTCACCCATAAACACAATTATTGCCATCTCCGTCGTCATCGCAGCCGCATCTCTTATCAGAAACTTCTCATCTCCTTCCGACAATACTTTTCTTTACTACCACCATTGTACGCAACCAAACTACTTTCGAGGATCGTCTTTTTTCTCCAAGTACCTTCCCGGATCATCTTACGACTCAAATGTCAACACGCTACTCACCTCGATCGTAAACTCAGCTAATGTCTTTACATACAACCATTTCACTGTCGGAACCTACGGCAAAACCGTCCACGGGATGCAC CACTGCCGCAGCGACCTCTCCACACGTTCCGATGATTGCGCTAGATGCGTCGCGCAAGCTGCTCGCATACTACAAAGTCTCTGCGGGGGCGCGTCCGGCGGCGCGTTGCTGCTTGAAGGTTGTTTCGTGGAGTATAAGAACACTAAGTTCCTAGGCGTGGCGAATAAGACGTTGCTGGCTAGGATATGCGGGACACCGTGGGGGTATAGCCCGGACGAGTTGACTAAGACCAGTAAGATGGTGAGTTTCGTAGTGGACGCCGATAGCGTACCTTACAGAGCTTCGATAGGAGag gttgcattttgcatacatgagtccttatcaggtattggagtaccacatggagttcttggagaCACTTGGaggcatttggagctcaaaaaggagtgtttagaatggtcattgggcgagcaaggcatgggagcgaccagtccggagcgacacagcgaggtcgctctGATCACCCTACTGGAGCGACCtaaccagagcgacagggagaagtcgctcgcggtttcatcACTCGGAGATGCGAGAAcaagcccggagcgacctctcggagcgacacagcgaggtcgctccagctgggagcgacGTTATgggagcgacagggagaagtcgctcgcggtttcatcacccggagacgcgagaacgagcccggagcgacctctcgcagcgacacagcgaggtcgctcccgaagcctggagcgacttgtcggagcgacgggctga
- the LOC103854864 gene encoding plasmodesmata-located protein 2-like isoform X1, with amino-acid sequence MSPINTIIAISVVIAAASLIRNFSSPSDNTFLYYHHCTQPNYFRGSSFCSKYLPGSSYDSNVNSLLTSLVNSANIFTYDHFTVGTYGKTVHGMHHCRSDLSTRSDDCARCVAQAARILQSLCGGASGGALLLEGCFVEYKNTKFLGVANKTLLARICGTPWGYSPDELTKTSKMVSFVVDADSVPYRASIGEVAFCIHESLSGIGVPHGVLGDTWRHLELKKECLEWSLGEQGMGATSPERHSEVALITLLERPNQSDREKSLAVSSLGDARTSPERPLGATQRGRSSWERRYGSDREKSLAVSSPGDARTSPERPLAATQRGRSRSLERLVGATG; translated from the exons ATGTCACCGATAAACACAATTATTGCCATCTCCGTCGTCATCGCAGCCGCATCTCTTATCAGAAACTTCTCATCTCCTTCCGACAATACTTTTCTTTACTACCACCATTGTACGCAACCAAACTACTTTCGAGGATCGTCTTTTTGCTCCAAGTACCTTCCCGGATCATCTTACGACTCAAATGTCAACTCGCTACTCACCTCGCTCGTAAACTCAGCTAATATCTTTACATACGACCATTTCACTGTCGGAACCTACGGCAAAACCGTCCACGGGATGCACCACTGCCGCAGCGACCTCTCCACACGTTCCGATGATTGCGCTAGATGCGTCGCGCAAGCTGCTCGCATACTACAAAGTCTCTGCGGGGGCGCGTCCGGCGGCGCGTTGCTGCTTGAAGGTTGTTTCGTGGAGTATAAGAACACTAAGTTCCTAGGCGTGGCGAATAAGACGTTGCTGGCTAGGATATGCGGGACACCGTGGGGGTATAGCCCGGACGAGTTGACTAAGACCAGTAAGATGGTGAGTTTCGTAGTGGACGCCGATAGCGTACCTTACAGAGCTTCGATAGGAGag gttgcattttgcatacatgagtccttatcaggtattggagtaccacatggagttcttggagaCACTTGGaggcatttggagctcaaaaaggagtgtttagaatggtcattgggcgagcaaggcatgggagcgaccagtccggagcgacacagcgaggtcgctctGATCACCCTACTGGAGCGACCtaaccagagcgacagggagaagtcgctcgcggtttcatcACTCGGAGATGCGAGAAcaagcccggagcgacctctcggagcgacacagcgaggtcgctccagctgggagcgacGTTATgggagcgacagggagaagtcgctcgcggtttcatcacccggagacgcgagaacgagcccggagcgacctctcgcagcgacacagcgaggtcgctcccgaagcctggagcgacttgtcggagcgacgggctga
- the LOC103854864 gene encoding plasmodesmata-located protein 6-like isoform X5, with amino-acid sequence MSATIAIISISVVIAAVYLLTNFAFPTVEPLVYYHYCSPPKYFPGSSSRSNVDSLLNMFVNSASIYSYNNLTVNGNYGLHQCRGDLSSNECVSCVTQAVSLLRSDSFGESGCALQLEGCLVKYDNVMFFGVADTTAMVMSCGKPAGYKYKSDELTQAKVLVDVVASSGTSYRVERSGKAQAVAQCTGDLSATDCQDCLMEAIQRLKLQPFCGTSTWSDVYLAKCYVGYSSSGSIGQEFKKGIRAKHVATQRNLFYQKTSYVLSKLKSLLTYVLYFFAIVMLKIVYDLFLS; translated from the exons ATGTCAGCGACAATAGCAATTATCTCGATCTCCGTCGTCATCGCAGCCGTATATCTTCTCACAAATTTTGCATTTCCCACCGTAGAGCCGTTAGTCTACTACCACTACTGCTCTCCACCAAAGTACTTTCCAGGATCGTCTTCCAGGTCAAATGTCGACTCGCTACTCAACATGTTCGTAAACTCAGCTTCTATCTACTCATACAACAACCTCACCGTCAACGGAAACTACGGGCTACACCAGTGCCGGGGTGATCTCTCCTCCAATGAGTGCGTTAGTTGTGTCACGCAAGCTGTTAGCCTGCTCCGAAGTGACAGCTTTGGTGAGAGCGGCTGCGCTTTACAGCTCGAAGGCTGCTTAGTGAAGTACGATAACGTTATGTTCTTTGGAGTGGCGGATACGACGGCTATGGTTATGAGTTGCGGAAAACCGGCTGGGTATAAGTATAAGTCGGACGAGTTGACTCAGGCTAAGGTGTTGGTGGACGTGGTTGCAAGTAGTGGTACGTCCTACAGAGTGGAGAGGTCAGGGAAAGCGCAAGCTGTAGCGCAGTGCACCGGAGATCTCAGTGCAACGGATTGTCAAGACTGTTTGATGGAAGCGATCCAACGGCTGAAACTTCAACCGTTTTGCGGAACAAGCACTTGGAGTGACGTTTACTTAGCCAAGTGCTACGTTGGTTACTCGTCAAGTGGATCCATCGGCCAAG AGTTTAAGAAAGGGATACGGGCTAAGCACGTGGCCACCCAAAGGAACCTCTTTTATCAGAAGACATCATATGTACTATCTAAACTTAAATCACTATTGACCTacgttttgtatttttttgctATTGTTATGTTAAAAATAGTGTATGATCTTTTTCTCTCGTGA
- the LOC103854865 gene encoding F-box protein At5g25290-like has product MNAYKAISAGYKIVVTTPGEVLFLYTRAYEPASGKPRIFRLYKRDAKDLDPGTLDTWLVKVDSIGDEALFFDLGITVPADHTLGIEPSSIYFTRNDRRFSHTKRLTTCIDVCVYKLATKTIKRVPGLSSNFRLKVAMWFLPS; this is encoded by the coding sequence ATGAATGCATATAAAGCCATCTCAGCTGGCTATAAAATCGTTGTTACAACACCAGGAGAGGTTTTGTTTCTCTATACCAGAGCTTACGAGCCAGCCTCTGGAAAGCCTAGGATCTTTCGTCTGTACAAAAGGGATGCTAAAGATCTAGACCCGGGAACCTTAGATACATGGCTTGTTAAGGTGGATTCTATAGGTGATGAGGCTTTGTTTTTTGATTTGGGTATCACCGTGCCTGCTGACCACACCCTTGGTATTGAGCCAAGCTCCATCTACTTCACCCGTAACGACCGCCGTTTCAGTCACACGAAACGTTTAACTACATGCATCGACGTATGTGTGTACAAACTTGCAACAAAGACCATCAAACGCGTCCCCGGTCTCTCCTCCAACTTCAGACTCAAGGTTGCCATGTGGTTTCTCCCCTCTTGA
- the LOC103854864 gene encoding plasmodesmata-located protein 6-like isoform X3 has protein sequence MSPINTIIAISVVIAAASLIRNFSSPSDNTFLYYHHCTQPNYFRGSSFCSKYLPGSSYDSNVNSLLTSLVNSANIFTYDHFTVGTYGKTVHGMHHCRSDLSTRSDDCARCVAQAARILQSLCGGASGGALLLEGCFVEYKNTKFLGVANKTLLARICGTPWGYSPDELTKTSKMVSFVVDADSVPYRASIGEGAQAVAQCTGDLSASDCNDCLKEANKQLKSLCGITAWGEVHLAKCYVRYWSRGATGHVAAYKKTLPGMTPAQLRDGTKSFYHRGQQFLVYKFQSLLIYTFYVSFVLSLFYLLWDYING, from the exons ATGTCACCGATAAACACAATTATTGCCATCTCCGTCGTCATCGCAGCCGCATCTCTTATCAGAAACTTCTCATCTCCTTCCGACAATACTTTTCTTTACTACCACCATTGTACGCAACCAAACTACTTTCGAGGATCGTCTTTTTGCTCCAAGTACCTTCCCGGATCATCTTACGACTCAAATGTCAACTCGCTACTCACCTCGCTCGTAAACTCAGCTAATATCTTTACATACGACCATTTCACTGTCGGAACCTACGGCAAAACCGTCCACGGGATGCACCACTGCCGCAGCGACCTCTCCACACGTTCCGATGATTGCGCTAGATGCGTCGCGCAAGCTGCTCGCATACTACAAAGTCTCTGCGGGGGCGCGTCCGGCGGCGCGTTGCTGCTTGAAGGTTGTTTCGTGGAGTATAAGAACACTAAGTTCCTAGGCGTGGCGAATAAGACGTTGCTGGCTAGGATATGCGGGACACCGTGGGGGTATAGCCCGGACGAGTTGACTAAGACCAGTAAGATGGTGAGTTTCGTAGTGGACGCCGATAGCGTACCTTACAGAGCTTCGATAGGAGag GGAGCGCAAGCTGTGGCTCAGTGTACTGGAGATCTTAGTGCGAGTGACTGTAACGACTGTTTGAAGGAAGCGAACAAACAGCTGAAGTCGTTGTGTGGAATAACTGCTTGGGGTGAAGTGCACTTAGCCAAGTGTTACGTGCGTTACTGGTCGCGTGGAGCCACTGGCCACG TTGCAGCGTATAAGAAAACGTTACCGGGTATGACGCCAGCCCAACTCAGGGACGGAACCAAGAGTTTTTATCACCGAGGGCAAcaatttttagtatataaatTTCAGTCATTATTGATATACactttttatgtttcttttgttcTATCTCTATTTTATTTGTTGTGGGACTATATAAATGGATAA
- the LOC117131801 gene encoding plasmodesmata-located protein 6-like gives MASPKEMSLIKPVISIAVAIVAVYFLTNWLYPSVNPLVYYHQCSAPKYFTGAAIKPNVNSLLSMFVNSASIYTYNNLTVNGNYGLHQCRGDLTSDECVSCVTQAVRLLQSNSVGETGCALQLEGCLVKYDNVVFFGVADKTAMVMSCGTPAGYKYKSDELAQANALVDKVVANSGTSYRVERSGEAQAVAQCTGDLSATDCQDCLMEAIQRLKLQPFCGTSTWGDVYLAKCYVGYSSHGAVGEEFKKGIRAKHVAAQRNLLYMRTTSLFDLIKSLWSYFFYVLVLGILFFMCVFLLE, from the exons ATGGCATCGCCGAAAGAGATGTCATTGATAAAACCAGTTATCTCGATCGCTGTCGCCATCGTAGCCGTATATTTTCTCACAAACTGGCTATATCCCTCTGTGAATCCATTAGTCTACTACCACCAATGCTCTGCACCAAAGTACTTCACCGGAGCGGCTATCAAGCCAAATGTCAACTCGCTACTCAGCATGTTCGTAAACTCAGCTTCTATCTACACATACAACAATCTCACTGTCAACGGAAACTACGGACTGCACCAGTGCCGGGGTGATCTAACCTCCGATGAGTGCGTAAGTTGTGTAACTCAAGCTGTTCGCCTGCTCCAAAGTAACAGCGTAGGCGAGACCGGCTGCGCATTGCAGCTCGAAGGCTGTTTAGTGAAGTACGACAACGTTGTGTTCTTTGGCGTGGCCGATAAGACGGCCATGGTTATGAGTTGCGGGACACCGGCTGGGTATAAATATAAGTCGGACGAGTTGGCTCAGGCTAATGCGTTGGTTGATAAAGTGGTTGCAAATAGTGGTACGTCATACAGAGTGGAGAGGTCAGGGGAAGCGCAAGCTGTAGCGCAGTGCACCGGTGATCTTAGTGCAACCGATTGTCAAGACTGTTTGATGGAAGCGATCCAACGGCTGAAACTTCAACCGTTTTGCGGAACAAGCACTTGGGGTGACGTCTACTTAGCCAAGTGCTACGTTGGTTACTCGTCGCATGGAGCCGTCGGTGAAG AGTTCAAGAAAGGGATTCGGGCTAAGCACGTGGCGGCCCAAAGGAATTTGTTATATATGAGGACAACAAGTTTATTTGATCTAATTAAATCATTATGGTCAtactttttttatgttttggttttgggtatattattttttatgtgtgtttttttgCTCGAATGA
- the LOC103854864 gene encoding plasmodesmata-located protein 6-like isoform X4 → MSPINTIIAISVVIAAASLIRNFSSPSDNTFLYYHHCTQPNYFRGSSFCSKYLPGSSYDSNVNSLLTSLVNSANIFTYDHFTVGTYGKTVHGMHHCRSDLSTRSDDCARCVAQAARILQSLCGGASGGALLLEGCFVEYKNTKFLGVANKTLLARICGTPWGYSPDELTKTSKMVSFVVDADSVPYRASIGEGAQAVAQCTGDLSASDCNDCLKEANKQLKSLCGITAWGEVHLAKCYVRYWSRGATGHAYKKTLPGMTPAQLRDGTKSFYHRGQQFLVYKFQSLLIYTFYVSFVLSLFYLLWDYING, encoded by the exons ATGTCACCGATAAACACAATTATTGCCATCTCCGTCGTCATCGCAGCCGCATCTCTTATCAGAAACTTCTCATCTCCTTCCGACAATACTTTTCTTTACTACCACCATTGTACGCAACCAAACTACTTTCGAGGATCGTCTTTTTGCTCCAAGTACCTTCCCGGATCATCTTACGACTCAAATGTCAACTCGCTACTCACCTCGCTCGTAAACTCAGCTAATATCTTTACATACGACCATTTCACTGTCGGAACCTACGGCAAAACCGTCCACGGGATGCACCACTGCCGCAGCGACCTCTCCACACGTTCCGATGATTGCGCTAGATGCGTCGCGCAAGCTGCTCGCATACTACAAAGTCTCTGCGGGGGCGCGTCCGGCGGCGCGTTGCTGCTTGAAGGTTGTTTCGTGGAGTATAAGAACACTAAGTTCCTAGGCGTGGCGAATAAGACGTTGCTGGCTAGGATATGCGGGACACCGTGGGGGTATAGCCCGGACGAGTTGACTAAGACCAGTAAGATGGTGAGTTTCGTAGTGGACGCCGATAGCGTACCTTACAGAGCTTCGATAGGAGag GGAGCGCAAGCTGTGGCTCAGTGTACTGGAGATCTTAGTGCGAGTGACTGTAACGACTGTTTGAAGGAAGCGAACAAACAGCTGAAGTCGTTGTGTGGAATAACTGCTTGGGGTGAAGTGCACTTAGCCAAGTGTTACGTGCGTTACTGGTCGCGTGGAGCCACTGGCCACG CGTATAAGAAAACGTTACCGGGTATGACGCCAGCCCAACTCAGGGACGGAACCAAGAGTTTTTATCACCGAGGGCAAcaatttttagtatataaatTTCAGTCATTATTGATATACactttttatgtttcttttgttcTATCTCTATTTTATTTGTTGTGGGACTATATAAATGGATAA